Proteins from one Streptomyces sp. NBC_00289 genomic window:
- a CDS encoding sugar ABC transporter permease has protein sequence MSDTSKTVKKDPESVQETVAPSDDPTAAPVTVVDPRLLIREEGLKGYWTEFKRKVKGGELGSLPVVIGLIVIWTIFQLQNDRFLSADNLSNISYYLSATGMLAIGLVFVLLLGEIDLSVGSVSGLASTLFAVYVVDHGVNAWLALVLAVVTGILIGALQGWFFARIGVPAFVVTLAGFLGWNGLMLWLLGASGTINIPDTGPVHLLSQSSFFMDQAVIGAYLLAGLGVASMLVGSIIDQRRRKAAGVPFRPTSEIALRVGALAVAAFVSAYVLNQAAGVSNALVIFLASLVIVDFVLRRTTYGRKVFAVGGGIEAARRAGINVSMIRITVFAISGGFAAVGGMFFAGQTQSATLNAGGGNTLMLAIAAAVIGGTSLFGGRGTVWSALLGMLVIQSIQTGLDLLNMNTSIQYMITGAVLLGAVVIDSVSRRSQKASGRA, from the coding sequence GTGAGCGACACGTCCAAGACCGTGAAGAAGGATCCGGAGTCGGTCCAGGAGACCGTGGCTCCCTCCGACGACCCGACGGCCGCGCCCGTCACCGTCGTCGACCCCCGTCTGCTGATCCGCGAAGAGGGCCTCAAGGGCTACTGGACGGAGTTCAAGCGCAAGGTGAAGGGCGGCGAGCTCGGCTCGCTGCCGGTGGTCATCGGACTGATCGTCATCTGGACGATCTTCCAGCTCCAGAACGACCGCTTCCTCAGCGCCGACAACCTCTCCAACATCAGCTACTACCTCTCGGCCACCGGCATGCTCGCCATCGGCCTGGTGTTCGTGCTGCTGCTCGGTGAGATCGACCTGTCCGTCGGCTCCGTCAGCGGCCTGGCGTCCACGCTGTTCGCCGTCTACGTGGTCGACCACGGGGTGAACGCATGGCTCGCCCTGGTGCTGGCCGTCGTCACGGGCATCCTGATCGGCGCCCTGCAGGGCTGGTTCTTCGCCCGGATCGGCGTCCCGGCCTTCGTGGTCACCCTGGCCGGCTTCCTCGGCTGGAACGGTCTGATGCTGTGGCTGCTCGGCGCGAGCGGCACCATCAACATCCCGGACACGGGTCCGGTGCACCTGCTCAGCCAGAGCTCGTTCTTCATGGACCAGGCCGTCATCGGCGCCTACCTGCTGGCCGGGCTCGGGGTCGCCTCCATGCTGGTCGGCTCGATCATCGACCAGCGCCGCCGCAAGGCCGCCGGGGTGCCGTTCCGCCCCACCAGTGAGATCGCGCTGCGGGTCGGCGCCCTCGCGGTGGCCGCGTTCGTCTCCGCGTACGTCCTGAACCAGGCCGCCGGCGTGTCCAACGCGCTGGTGATCTTCCTGGCGTCGCTGGTGATCGTGGACTTCGTGCTGCGCCGCACCACGTACGGCCGCAAGGTCTTCGCGGTCGGTGGCGGCATCGAGGCCGCGCGCCGTGCCGGTATCAACGTGTCCATGATCCGCATCACCGTCTTCGCCATCTCCGGTGGCTTCGCGGCGGTCGGCGGTATGTTCTTCGCCGGCCAGACGCAGAGCGCCACGCTGAACGCCGGTGGCGGCAACACGCTGATGCTGGCGATCGCCGCCGCGGTCATCGGCGGTACGAGCCTCTTCGGCGGTCGCGGTACTGTCTGGTCCGCCCTGCTGGGCATGCTGGTCATCCAGTCCATCCAGACCGGACTCGACCTGCTCAACATGAACACCTCGATCCAGTACATGATCACCGGTGCGGTGCTGCTGGGTGCGGTCGTCATCGACTCGGTGTCGCGTCGCAGCCAGAAGGCCTCCGGCCGCGCGTAA
- a CDS encoding ATP-binding cassette domain-containing protein: protein MVHVSATPVLALRGVSKRFGAVQALTDVELEVHAGEVVALVGDNGAGKSTLVKTIAGVHPIDEGVIEWDGKPVSINRPHDAQGLGVATVYQDLALCDNLDVVGNLYLGRELLHRGTIDEVTMEKNARELLSTLSIRIPSVRIPIASLSGGQRQVVAIARALIGDPKIVILDEPTAALGVEQTAQVLDLVERLRERNLGVILISHNMADVKAVADTVAVLRLGKNNGSFPVKDTTHEEIIAAITGATENAVTRRAGRRTTEAAK, encoded by the coding sequence ATGGTTCACGTGTCCGCTACGCCCGTGCTGGCGTTGCGCGGAGTCTCCAAGCGATTCGGTGCGGTACAGGCACTCACCGATGTCGAACTGGAGGTTCACGCCGGAGAAGTAGTCGCGCTGGTCGGCGACAACGGCGCCGGAAAGTCCACTCTGGTCAAGACGATCGCCGGTGTGCACCCCATCGACGAAGGCGTCATCGAGTGGGACGGCAAGCCCGTCAGTATCAACAGGCCGCACGACGCCCAGGGACTCGGCGTCGCGACCGTCTATCAGGACCTCGCCCTGTGCGACAACCTCGACGTCGTCGGAAACCTCTACCTCGGTCGTGAGCTGCTGCACCGCGGCACCATCGACGAGGTCACCATGGAGAAGAACGCCCGGGAACTGCTGAGCACCCTCTCCATCCGCATCCCCAGCGTCCGCATCCCGATCGCCAGCCTCTCCGGAGGCCAGCGTCAGGTGGTCGCCATCGCCCGCGCGCTGATCGGCGACCCCAAGATCGTCATCCTCGACGAGCCCACCGCCGCCCTCGGCGTCGAGCAGACCGCGCAGGTCCTCGACCTCGTCGAGCGGCTGCGCGAGCGCAACCTCGGCGTCATCCTCATCAGCCACAACATGGCCGACGTCAAGGCGGTCGCCGACACCGTCGCGGTCCTGCGCCTGGGCAAGAACAACGGTTCCTTCCCGGTGAAGGACACCACCCACGAAGAGATCATCGCCGCGATCACCGGTGCCACGGAAAACGCCGTGACCCGCCGTGCGGGGCGTCGCACCACGGAGGCGGCAAAGTGA
- a CDS encoding sugar ABC transporter substrate-binding protein, giving the protein MRRAAVAVIASAMAVSIAACGKAGDKDSDSGSSSGSDNKSIGLLLPDSVTARYEKFDKPYFVDKVKALCSDCTVQYANANADSAKQAQQVSSMITKGVKVIVISAQDSAAIKSSIKTAVDKGIKVIAYDRLAQGPVSAYVSFDNVEVGKLQGQALVDALGSKATPKAKVVMINGDDADPNAAQFKKGAHEALDGKVNIAYEQSGLWKDTVAAQKMSAAITQLGAKNIAGVYAANDGMAGGIATTLKGAKISGIPLTGQDAELAGIQRIVAGTQSSTVYKAFKPEAEAAATLAVNLLQGKSISDLATETLTSGSGDKVPSQLLTPVSVTKDNIKDTVVKDGLYTVQDICTSAYAAACKSAGLE; this is encoded by the coding sequence ATGCGTCGTGCAGCCGTTGCCGTCATCGCCTCCGCGATGGCCGTCTCGATCGCCGCCTGTGGCAAGGCCGGCGACAAGGACTCCGACAGCGGCAGCAGCAGCGGCTCGGACAACAAGTCGATCGGCCTGCTCCTGCCCGACAGTGTCACGGCGCGGTACGAGAAGTTCGACAAGCCGTACTTCGTGGACAAGGTCAAGGCGCTCTGCTCGGACTGCACCGTGCAGTACGCCAACGCCAACGCCGACTCGGCCAAGCAGGCCCAGCAGGTCAGCAGCATGATCACCAAGGGCGTCAAGGTCATCGTGATCAGCGCCCAGGACTCCGCGGCCATCAAGTCCTCCATCAAGACCGCGGTCGACAAGGGCATCAAGGTCATCGCGTACGACCGCCTCGCCCAGGGCCCGGTCTCCGCGTACGTCTCCTTCGACAACGTCGAGGTCGGCAAGCTCCAGGGCCAGGCGCTGGTCGACGCGCTGGGCTCGAAGGCCACGCCGAAGGCCAAGGTCGTCATGATCAACGGTGACGACGCCGACCCGAACGCCGCGCAGTTCAAGAAGGGCGCCCACGAGGCCCTCGACGGCAAGGTCAACATCGCGTACGAGCAGTCGGGTCTGTGGAAGGACACCGTCGCCGCCCAGAAGATGTCCGCGGCCATCACGCAGCTCGGTGCCAAGAACATCGCGGGCGTCTACGCGGCCAACGACGGCATGGCCGGTGGTATCGCCACCACGCTCAAGGGCGCCAAGATCTCCGGCATCCCGCTGACCGGTCAGGACGCGGAGCTCGCCGGTATCCAGCGCATCGTCGCTGGTACCCAGTCCAGCACCGTCTACAAGGCCTTCAAGCCGGAGGCCGAGGCGGCCGCCACGCTCGCGGTCAACCTGCTCCAGGGCAAGAGCATCTCCGACCTGGCCACCGAGACGCTGACCAGCGGCTCCGGCGACAAGGTGCCCTCGCAGCTGCTGACCCCGGTCTCGGTCACGAAGGACAACATCAAGGACACCGTCGTCAAGGACGGTCTCTACACCGTCCAGGACATCTGCACCTCGGCGTACGCCGCGGCCTGCAAGTCGGCGGGCCTCGAGTAG
- a CDS encoding ROK family transcriptional regulator, whose translation METPGSQSSLHRANLERVVRAVRLAGSLTQAEIARTTGLSAATVSNIVRELKDGGTVEVTPTSAGGRRARSVSLSGDAGIVIGVDFGHTHLRVAVGNLAHQVLAEESEPLDVDASSTQGFDRAEELVSRLIAATGVDRSKIAGIGLGVPGPIDVESGSLGSSAILPGWIGTKPAEELGGRLGVPVHVDNDANLGALGELVWGSGRGVRDLAYIKVASGVGAGLVINGTIYRGPGGTAGEIGHITLDESGPVCRCGNRGCLETFAAARYVLPLLQSSHGTDLTMEGVVRLARDGDPGCRRVIADVGRHIGSGVANLCNLLNPSRVVLGGDLAEAGELVLGPIRESVGRYAIPSAARQLSVLPGALGGRAEVLGALALALSEMGDSTLLDGTLSTATPAFT comes from the coding sequence GTGGAGACTCCAGGGTCGCAGTCGTCGCTGCACCGAGCCAACCTGGAGCGGGTCGTACGAGCCGTGCGGCTGGCCGGGTCCCTCACGCAGGCGGAGATCGCGCGGACGACGGGCCTGTCCGCAGCGACCGTCTCCAACATCGTGCGCGAACTCAAGGACGGTGGAACCGTCGAGGTCACGCCCACTTCGGCGGGCGGCCGGCGGGCGCGGAGCGTCTCCCTGAGCGGGGACGCCGGCATCGTCATAGGAGTCGACTTCGGGCACACGCATTTGCGCGTCGCGGTCGGGAACCTCGCCCACCAGGTGCTGGCCGAGGAGTCCGAGCCGCTGGACGTGGACGCCTCCTCGACCCAGGGCTTCGACCGGGCCGAAGAGCTGGTCAGTCGCCTGATTGCAGCAACGGGGGTCGACCGGTCCAAGATCGCCGGTATCGGCCTGGGCGTACCCGGCCCGATCGACGTCGAGTCCGGCTCCCTCGGCTCCTCCGCGATCCTGCCGGGCTGGATCGGCACCAAACCCGCCGAGGAGCTGGGGGGACGGCTCGGCGTGCCCGTGCACGTGGACAACGACGCCAATCTCGGCGCCCTGGGGGAGCTGGTCTGGGGCAGTGGCCGGGGGGTTCGCGACCTGGCCTACATCAAGGTCGCGAGCGGTGTCGGCGCCGGTCTGGTGATCAACGGGACGATCTATCGCGGGCCTGGTGGTACTGCGGGAGAAATCGGACATATTACACTTGACGAATCCGGTCCCGTCTGCCGGTGCGGTAACCGGGGCTGCCTGGAAACCTTTGCGGCCGCACGCTATGTGCTGCCACTTCTCCAGTCCAGTCACGGCACCGACCTGACGATGGAAGGCGTCGTGCGGCTGGCGCGGGACGGAGATCCGGGCTGCCGTCGCGTGATCGCCGACGTCGGCCGACACATCGGTAGTGGAGTCGCCAATCTCTGCAATCTGCTGAACCCGAGCCGAGTGGTCCTGGGCGGTGATCTCGCCGAGGCCGGAGAGCTGGTGCTCGGGCCGATCAGGGAGTCTGTCGGTCGCTATGCGATCCCTAGTGCGGCACGTCAACTGTCCGTTCTCCCCGGGGCACTTGGGGGCCGTGCGGAGGTGCTCGGAGCCCTCGCTCTCGCGCTCAGCGAGATGGGGGATTCGACCCTTTTGGACGGCACGCTGTCTACGGCAACCCCTGCCTTCACTTAG
- a CDS encoding carbohydrate ABC transporter permease: MSAPIKEPTELPVRRTAGGAPARPGAPRREGVVLNAFSHGFLALWALLIVLPLLWLVYSSFKTDAQIGGSAFGWPQHWSLDVFSRAWDKGIGDYFLNTLIVLVFSVPLTMLFGSMAAYVIARYSFPGNRFLYYFFVAGAMFPVFLALVPLFFMVKRLDMLNTYQGLILVYVAYSMPFTVFFMHAFFRTLPTAVFEAAVLDGASHTRTFFQVMLPMAKPGLISVGIFNLLGQWNQFILPTVLMQPQSGDDPERYVLTQGLIQLQQQMGYASDLPVLFAGVTIAMIPMLVVYLSFQRQVQAGLTSATLK; encoded by the coding sequence ATGAGTGCACCCATCAAGGAGCCCACCGAGCTCCCCGTCCGGCGGACCGCCGGCGGGGCCCCGGCCCGGCCCGGCGCCCCCCGCCGTGAGGGCGTCGTGCTGAACGCCTTCTCGCACGGCTTCCTGGCCCTGTGGGCCCTGCTGATCGTGCTGCCGCTGCTGTGGCTCGTGTACAGCTCCTTCAAGACCGACGCGCAGATCGGCGGCTCGGCCTTCGGCTGGCCGCAGCACTGGTCGCTGGACGTGTTCTCGCGAGCCTGGGACAAGGGCATCGGCGACTACTTCCTGAACACCCTCATCGTGCTGGTGTTCTCGGTACCGCTGACGATGCTGTTCGGCTCGATGGCCGCCTACGTGATCGCCCGCTACAGCTTCCCGGGCAACCGGTTCCTGTACTACTTCTTCGTCGCGGGCGCGATGTTCCCCGTCTTCCTGGCCCTGGTCCCGCTGTTCTTCATGGTCAAGCGCCTGGACATGCTGAACACCTACCAGGGCCTGATCCTCGTGTACGTCGCCTACTCGATGCCGTTCACGGTGTTCTTCATGCACGCGTTCTTCCGGACCCTGCCCACGGCCGTCTTCGAGGCGGCGGTGCTCGACGGCGCCTCGCACACCCGGACCTTCTTCCAGGTGATGCTGCCGATGGCGAAACCGGGACTGATCAGCGTCGGGATCTTCAACCTGCTGGGCCAGTGGAACCAGTTCATCCTGCCGACGGTCCTGATGCAGCCGCAGAGTGGCGACGATCCCGAGCGCTACGTCCTGACCCAGGGCCTCATCCAGCTCCAGCAGCAGATGGGTTACGCCTCCGACCTGCCCGTTCTGTTCGCCGGCGTGACCATCGCGATGATCCCGATGCTCGTGGTGTACCTGTCCTTCCAGCGTCAGGTGCAGGCGGGCCTGACCTCGGCCACCCTCAAGTAG
- a CDS encoding carbohydrate ABC transporter permease — MRKGQYRFVAGFLLVPVALYLVFVIWPYIQTIGYSLTDWKGQSQTFKFVGLDNYRALFQDDVFQKAIWHNIQFLVFIPVITILFALFFAFMVNAGGRSRAGGVSGVAGSSFYKIVYFFPQVLSLAILAVLFNAVYRSDGGGMLNGLLIKLGLVDANSPVEWLNEPGIVRWALILVVVWHGVGFYLVLFSAALQSIPRDIYEAALIDGAGRAQSFFRITLPLLWDTVQTAWVYLGIVAMDMFVLVSSMTASMGAYGGGPDHDSDVMSTVMMRNFLYFGKSGYACAMGVVMLLLTLVLSVVTLRATRRERIEF, encoded by the coding sequence ATGCGCAAAGGGCAGTACAGGTTCGTCGCGGGATTTCTCCTCGTTCCCGTGGCGCTTTACCTGGTCTTCGTCATCTGGCCGTACATCCAGACGATCGGCTATTCGCTGACCGACTGGAAGGGGCAGTCGCAGACCTTCAAGTTCGTCGGACTGGACAACTACCGGGCCCTGTTCCAGGACGACGTCTTCCAGAAGGCCATCTGGCACAACATCCAGTTCCTGGTGTTCATCCCGGTGATCACCATCCTGTTCGCGCTCTTCTTCGCCTTCATGGTGAACGCGGGTGGCCGCAGCCGCGCCGGCGGGGTCAGCGGGGTCGCCGGATCCTCCTTCTACAAGATCGTCTACTTCTTCCCGCAGGTGCTGTCGCTGGCGATTCTCGCGGTGCTCTTCAACGCCGTGTACCGCAGCGACGGCGGCGGCATGCTCAACGGCCTGCTCATCAAACTCGGGCTGGTCGACGCCAACAGCCCGGTCGAATGGCTCAACGAGCCCGGGATCGTCCGCTGGGCCCTCATCCTGGTCGTCGTCTGGCACGGCGTCGGCTTCTACCTGGTGCTGTTCTCGGCGGCCCTGCAATCGATCCCCAGGGACATCTACGAGGCCGCCCTGATCGACGGCGCGGGCCGCGCCCAGTCCTTCTTCCGCATCACCCTGCCGCTGCTGTGGGACACCGTGCAGACCGCCTGGGTGTACCTGGGCATCGTGGCGATGGACATGTTCGTGCTGGTCTCCTCCATGACCGCGAGCATGGGCGCGTACGGCGGCGGTCCCGATCACGACAGCGACGTCATGTCGACCGTGATGATGCGCAACTTCCTCTACTTCGGGAAGAGCGGTTACGCCTGTGCCATGGGCGTGGTCATGCTGCTGCTCACCCTTGTTCTGTCCGTGGTCACGCTGCGCGCCACCCGCCGTGAGCGCATCGAGTTCTGA
- the ngcE gene encoding N-acetylglucosamine/diacetylchitobiose ABC transporter substrate-binding protein, with the protein MGSTSENNGSENHSSQNHSSENNSSVSNGSAGVGRRDLIRRSAALGLIAVPTMSFLSACASGGGDDDSGDNTSKGKTTKENPFGVEKGGKLDVVIFKGGYGDAYAKAWEADFQKKLGVTSTHTGTQEITGKLQPRFNAGNPPDIVDDSGAQQIKVDVLYRNGQLLDLAGVLDSPSVDDPSKKVRDTLIPGTLDPGLQEGKVVALNYIYTVWGLWYSGKLFKEKGWEEPKTWADFLAICKDAKSQNIGGLAHQGKYPYYINVAIMDLIAKKGGLDAMKAIDNLDPKAFVGSDAAQAGIEAIYEVVEKGYLMPGTNGLTHTESQTRWNQYKAAFITCGSWLENEQLKQTPDDFDMKFMPMPLLPDSAMPFEAIRAGSGEPFIIPKKAKNLPAAQEFARRMLSKEWSTLFAKEANSLTILKDGVDAGVQLRPGTQSTVEASKAAGDNTFRFLYTEWYSEMGASIEAASNELMAKRIQPKEWLKRAQAAVDKAAKDPASKKNHRD; encoded by the coding sequence ATGGGATCCACCTCCGAGAACAACGGCTCCGAGAACCACAGCTCTCAGAACCACAGCTCCGAGAACAACAGCTCCGTGAGCAACGGCTCCGCAGGTGTCGGACGCCGTGACCTGATCAGACGGTCGGCCGCCCTCGGCCTGATCGCCGTACCGACGATGAGCTTCCTGTCCGCGTGTGCCAGCGGCGGGGGAGACGACGACTCCGGCGACAACACCTCCAAGGGCAAGACGACCAAGGAGAACCCCTTCGGCGTGGAGAAGGGCGGCAAGCTCGACGTCGTCATCTTCAAGGGCGGTTACGGCGACGCGTACGCCAAGGCGTGGGAGGCCGACTTCCAGAAGAAGCTCGGCGTCACCTCCACCCACACCGGCACCCAGGAGATCACCGGCAAGCTCCAGCCGCGCTTCAACGCCGGCAACCCGCCGGACATCGTCGACGACTCCGGCGCCCAGCAGATCAAGGTCGACGTCCTCTACCGGAACGGCCAACTGCTCGACCTCGCCGGGGTCCTGGACTCGCCCTCGGTCGACGACCCCTCCAAGAAGGTCCGCGACACCCTGATCCCCGGCACCCTCGACCCGGGCCTGCAGGAGGGCAAGGTCGTCGCGCTCAACTACATCTACACGGTGTGGGGCCTGTGGTACTCCGGCAAGCTCTTCAAGGAGAAGGGCTGGGAGGAGCCCAAGACCTGGGCCGACTTCCTCGCCATCTGCAAGGACGCCAAGTCCCAGAACATCGGCGGCCTCGCCCACCAGGGCAAATACCCGTACTACATCAACGTCGCCATCATGGACCTGATCGCCAAGAAGGGCGGTCTGGACGCCATGAAGGCGATCGACAACCTCGACCCGAAGGCGTTCGTCGGCTCCGACGCCGCGCAGGCGGGCATCGAGGCGATCTACGAGGTCGTCGAGAAGGGCTATCTGATGCCCGGAACGAACGGCCTGACCCACACCGAGTCCCAGACCCGCTGGAACCAGTACAAGGCCGCGTTCATCACCTGTGGTTCCTGGCTGGAGAACGAACAGCTCAAGCAGACCCCGGACGACTTCGACATGAAGTTCATGCCGATGCCGCTGCTGCCGGACAGCGCGATGCCGTTCGAGGCGATCCGGGCCGGCTCCGGTGAGCCGTTCATCATCCCGAAGAAGGCCAAGAACCTTCCCGCCGCCCAGGAGTTCGCGCGGCGGATGCTGTCCAAGGAGTGGTCGACGCTGTTCGCCAAGGAGGCGAACTCGCTGACCATCCTCAAGGACGGCGTCGACGCGGGCGTCCAGCTGCGCCCGGGCACCCAGTCCACGGTCGAGGCGTCCAAGGCGGCCGGCGACAACACCTTCCGCTTCCTGTACACGGAGTGGTACAGCGAGATGGGCGCCTCCATCGAGGCCGCGTCCAACGAGCTCATGGCCAAGCGCATCCAGCCCAAGGAGTGGCTGAAGCGGGCCCAGGCCGCGGTGGACAAGGCGGCCAAGGACCCGGCGTCCAAGAAGAACCACCGCGACTGA